In Candidatus Stygibacter australis, the sequence GAGATCTTTTGGGTTTTCCTGCTGTACCTTTTCATAACATTTTAATATCTGGCTGATCGCTCTATCTCCAATACAATGAACAGCAACCTGAAGATCATTAGCATGAGCACGGCTGATTATCTTTTCCCAGTGAGTGTCATCATGATAGAGCATCCCATAATTTTCCGGCTGGTCAGTATAAGGTTCAAATAATCCTGCTGTGTGTGATCCAAAAGACCCATCTGCCAGGATGCAGCCACCAAGTCTTGCTGCTCCAGCTTCCAGGGCTGCATCTATATTAAAACATTGGGCATAAGGAATGAATTCTATCGGGAATCTATCCATATTTGCCTGCAGAAAAGAATAATGCTCAAGACTGTTATAACCATCTCCTACCATTGTATGAATAGTAGTATGACCATATTTTATGGCATGACGGGCAGCATTATCATAAGATCTAAGGATATGCTCTTCATCAAGGCTGCTATGAAACCAGTTAGTTATCAGATCATTTTCGCGTTTACGGAAAGTACCATTAAAATCAGATTTTAATGGCTGAATTGCTGTTATCTGACGCGCAGCATATGTATTGATGACGCAGGAATGTCCATCAACCCGCCTGATAAGTACTGCTTTATCTGGGAAAAGCTTATCAAGCTCTGTTGCTGTGGGAAATCGCTGCTCTTTTAGTTCCGTCTCATCCAGATGCCAGGCAATGAGCGTTTCACCCATCAGTTTACCATCTGAAAGCCTTTCAAAAAGCTCAGTTAGATCCTCACAATGCTCCAGATTCACTCCCATACTGTATAACCCACCAGAAATACTATGCGTGTGAGTATCAATAAATCCTGGAAGTACCCACTTTCCCTGCAGATCAATATATTCTGCTGCCATATCTGGTTTTGCATCAAAGAGCTCTACTATCTTTCCTTTATCTACTGCCATAGCTGCAGCAGTTGCCAATTCCTTATTCATCGTGATTATTTTACCATTATAGAATACTTTCATTTTGTTATCCTCAGTACTATTTAAACAAAATTTACTATGACTGCAAATAGTGTCAATCGAAGAGAGTTTATCTTAATATCCCAATTAAGTTTGGAGTTTTGAATGGTACTCCGGACAAGACTTCAGGACGATCATTTTCTCACTTCTCAGGTTATAATCAGTTCTTTTATCAATTTATAAAATGTGGAAACAGGAAAACCCATTACATTAAAATAACAACCGGTAATTTTCTTGATGAACTGTGAACCGTAGCCCTGAATGCCATAAGCTCCAGCTTTATCCATAGGTTCACCAGTCTTGATATATTCCTCGATCTCTTCTCTGGTAAGTAGATTAAATTCCACCAGTGATCTTGCATAACCAGTCATAGTAGTATTTTTATAACATACAGCAATCCCGGTATATACATTATGCTTGTTTCCTGAAAGTCTGCTTAAATGCTCATAGGCTTCATATTTGTCTGCTGGTTTCCCCAGCACTATATTATCCAGATACACGATGGTATCTGCTCCCACGACTATTGTATCTGCTGGCATCTTAGCTGCCACGAATTCTGCCTTTTTCCCTGCATGTTCCATCACCAGATGATGCGGACTTATGCACTCAGAATCTTCTTCCACCATGGCAGGAAACACCAGGGCATTTATCTTTAGCATCTCAAAGATCACCTTGCGTCGAGGCGATGCTGATGCCAGTACAATACGTTTATTAGCAAGTATTTGATGTAACATTATTCTTCCTTTAATAAATTTTTGCTATTATTTATTTTCTCAGATAAATGTCAATCAGAGCCCTAATAAATCTCTAAATTTCCTCAACAATTGTGCACTATCCGAAACCTTGCGAATGGTCGAATGACCTCCGCAATGGTTGATCAGTTATAAAATGGCTAACCATTACGAAGGTGCAGGCACCATACGTAAGGTTTTCTATTTCTCTCCTGCCAGTATCTTCTCCAAAGCTGCCTCAAGTTCTATCTTCAAACCATACACCAGCTCTTTCACCTTCATCAGTCCTGTTATCCTGTGGGCATTTGCTCCACAAAAAGCAAAACCTTCTTCCAGATGTCCCTGCTGGGCGTTAGTAAGAGCACGGGCAATGCAATACGGCGCATTATGATAATCACAACCATGAAGACATTTCCAGCGGCAATTGATCGGTTTCCGCTGTCCTTCAGCCACTTCCTTCAAATAATCGCAGTTGATCGCTCTACCCGGTAAGCCTACCGGACTCTTGATGATAACGATGTCTTCTGGTCGCGAATCTATATATGTCTGCTTAAATTGCGGTGAAGCATCACATTCTTCAGTTGCCACAAAACGTGTCCCCATCTGCGCAGCATCTGCTCCACTTTCAAGAATGTGTGCTATATCATTGCCGTCATGGATCCCACCACCTGCTATGATCGGAATTTTTTTCTTATATTTAGTCTCAAAATCACTGATCACCTTTTTCACGCTGGCTAATATATTCTCTAATAGATTAGCAGGATTATCAAGAGTATCCTGCTTAAAACCAAGATGACCACCTGCTAAAGGTCCTTCCACCACTATTGCATCGGGAACGCGATCATAGTGCTTGTCCCAGTAATTAAAAATAATGTTCGCTGCTCTGCCAGATGATACAATGGGGGCTATTTTACTTTTTGCTTTCTGGATTAAGGCAAAATCTATCTCTTCAGGTATTTTCAGCATCAGTCCGGCTCCCACAAAAATTATGTCTGCCTGCTCCTGAAGAGCTGTCTTCAGCATCTTGCCAAAATCACTTAAAGCTGCCATGATATTTACTCCGATCACTCCAGCTGTTAATTCCTTCGCTTTTTGTATTTCCGTACGCAATCCTTCTATATTTGCCAGGCTACCGCCTTTTCCACCATATTGGTCAAGCATACCAAGACCCACTGAGGATATCACGCCAATTCCACCCTCATTTGCTACAGCACTTGCTAATCTCGAGAGTGATATACCCACCCCCATTCCTCCCTGTACAATAGGAAGATTTATCTCTAATCCGCCGATTCTGAAAACTTTTCCTGCTTCCATTGCTCTTCTCCTATTCTGCCCGTAGGCTTAAAATTTCTACTAGTATCCCAATTTCTTTTTCTATTTCCAAAAGTAATTCTTCTTTGTCTTCACCCATAAATAAACGAAGTTCATAACCCATGATCAAAGTTTGCATTGCTGATTGCAGCACAATCTGCAGGTTTGGTATCTCCGATAATATCTTGCCTACAGTCTCAGACTCAAATTGATAAAAACTATCACGGACTTTCTTGATACCGTCTGCCTGACTATAGTATTCCTTAAATAACAGTTCATATTTATTCTGTAACTCATTAAAATGTTCAAACCGGCTGCGCAGATAGCTGGTCAGTTTTGCAGATACATCGTTTTCCTGCTCCACTTTCCTGCTGATCTTCTTCTGAAGACGCACACTCTCTCGATAGATCACCTCTGTATAGATCGCTTCTTTATTCTTAAAATAATAATAAAGATTTGACTGTGACATCCCAGCTTCTTTGGCAATATCAGCAATACTGGTTTTCTTGATCCCGAAATACTGGATCAATTTCCGCGCTGCTAAGAGAATTTTCTCTCGCTGATCATCCATTTCCACTCCTGAATTTTGAATAATTAATTCAAAATTCAAATGCCCTGAATATATGTCAAGTTATTCAGATGCCACTATATGACTTTATTTTATCAGTCCCCCGATTGAAATCAGGGGTTAAATGAGATTGAGAAAATTTATAATTAAATTTACTTACTCCCCTGCAAACGGATAATTATGCTCTACTGTAACTAATGCAATCAAAATAAACGTTAATAAATCACCTGGATATAA encodes:
- a CDS encoding amidohydrolase family protein — protein: MKVFYNGKIITMNKELATAAAMAVDKGKIVELFDAKPDMAAEYIDLQGKWVLPGFIDTHTHSISGGLYSMGVNLEHCEDLTELFERLSDGKLMGETLIAWHLDETELKEQRFPTATELDKLFPDKAVLIRRVDGHSCVINTYAARQITAIQPLKSDFNGTFRKRENDLITNWFHSSLDEEHILRSYDNAARHAIKYGHTTIHTMVGDGYNSLEHYSFLQANMDRFPIEFIPYAQCFNIDAALEAGAARLGGCILADGSFGSHTAGLFEPYTDQPENYGMLYHDDTHWEKIISRAHANDLQVAVHCIGDRAISQILKCYEKVQQENPKDL
- a CDS encoding nucleoside triphosphate pyrophosphatase; the protein is MLHQILANKRIVLASASPRRKVIFEMLKINALVFPAMVEEDSECISPHHLVMEHAGKKAEFVAAKMPADTIVVGADTIVYLDNIVLGKPADKYEAYEHLSRLSGNKHNVYTGIAVCYKNTTMTGYARSLVEFNLLTREEIEEYIKTGEPMDKAGAYGIQGYGSQFIKKITGCYFNVMGFPVSTFYKLIKELIIT
- a CDS encoding nitronate monooxygenase; protein product: MEAGKVFRIGGLEINLPIVQGGMGVGISLSRLASAVANEGGIGVISSVGLGMLDQYGGKGGSLANIEGLRTEIQKAKELTAGVIGVNIMAALSDFGKMLKTALQEQADIIFVGAGLMLKIPEEIDFALIQKAKSKIAPIVSSGRAANIIFNYWDKHYDRVPDAIVVEGPLAGGHLGFKQDTLDNPANLLENILASVKKVISDFETKYKKKIPIIAGGGIHDGNDIAHILESGADAAQMGTRFVATEECDASPQFKQTYIDSRPEDIVIIKSPVGLPGRAINCDYLKEVAEGQRKPINCRWKCLHGCDYHNAPYCIARALTNAQQGHLEEGFAFCGANAHRITGLMKVKELVYGLKIELEAALEKILAGEK
- a CDS encoding TetR/AcrR family transcriptional regulator → MDDQREKILLAARKLIQYFGIKKTSIADIAKEAGMSQSNLYYYFKNKEAIYTEVIYRESVRLQKKISRKVEQENDVSAKLTSYLRSRFEHFNELQNKYELLFKEYYSQADGIKKVRDSFYQFESETVGKILSEIPNLQIVLQSAMQTLIMGYELRLFMGEDKEELLLEIEKEIGILVEILSLRAE